Proteins found in one Lycium ferocissimum isolate CSIRO_LF1 chromosome 6, AGI_CSIRO_Lferr_CH_V1, whole genome shotgun sequence genomic segment:
- the LOC132060976 gene encoding lignin-forming anionic peroxidase, translating to MSTSSNSFAAIAAMFSLLLLSSMQCDAQLSSTFYDRTCPNALTTIRTSVRQAVSRERRMAASLIRLHFHDCFVQGCDASILLDETPTIVSEKTALPNLGSARGYGIVEDAKRELEKACPGIVSCADILAVAARDASTLVGGPSWTVKLGRRDSTTASHTLAETDLPGPFDPLDRLISGFAKKGLSTRDMVALSGAHSIGQAQCFLFRDRIYSNGTDIDAGFASTRRRQCPQEDQNGNLAPLDLVTPNQLDNNYFKNLRQRKGLLQSDQVLLSGGSTDDIVSEYSNSPRAFASDFAAAMIRMGDISPLSGQNGIIRTVCGSLN from the exons ATGAGTACTTCAAGCAACTCATTTGCAGCCATTGCTGCTatgttttctcttcttctacTCTCCAGCATGCAGTGTGATGCACAACTTTCTTCCACATTCTATGACCGCACTTGCCCTAATGCTCTCACGACGATTCGTACAAGTGTTAGACAAGCAGTGTCACGTGAACGTCGCATGGCTGCATCCCTCATTCGTCTTCATTTCCATGATTGCTTTGTTCAG GGTTGTGATGCTTCTATCTTACTTGATGAGACCCCTACGATTGTTAGTGAGAAGACAGCCTTGCCAAATCTTGGGTCAGCTAGAGGCTATGGTATTGTAGAAGATGCAAAAAGAGAGCTTGAGAAAGCATGTCCAGGAATTGTATCATGTGCAGACATACTTGCAGTTGCTGCTAGGGATGCATCTACTCTC GTTGGAGGTCCGTCATGGACAGTGAAACTCGGAAGAAGAGATTCAACCACTGCAAGTCATACTCTTGCAGAAACTGATCTCCCCGGGCCTTTTGATCCTCTTGATAGGCTTATTTCTGGCTTCGCCAAGAAGGGCCTTAGCACAAGGGACATGGTTGCTTTATCAG GAGCACATTCAATTGGTCAAGCACAATGTTTCCTTTTCCGTGATAGGATTTATAGCAATGGAACAGATATTGATGCTGGATTTGCTAGCACTAGAAGACGTCAGTGCCCTCAAGAAGACCAAAATGGAAACCTAGCTCCACTTGATTTGGTTACACCTAATCAATTGGATAACAACTACTTCAAGAACTTGAGACAAAGAAAAGGTCTTCTTCAATCAGATCAAGTACTTTTGAGTGGTGGATCCACCGATGATATTGTTTCTGAATATAGCAATAGCCCTCGAGCATTTGCCTCTGATTTTGCTGCTGCCATGATTAGAATGGGAGATATCAGCCCGTTATCTGGTCAAAATGGGATCATAAGAACTGTCTGTGGCTCCCTAAATTAA